In the genome of Bordetella avium, the window TCGACTTGGAGGCCGTTGGCAATTGGGCCGAGCGCCGTGGCCTGCCCTATGCGGGCTACACCGATCTCGCCAGCAAGGACGAGGTTTATGCGCTGATCCGCGACTGCGTGCAGAAGATCAATGCCGATCTGGCGAGCGATCCGCGTTTGGCGGCCTCGCAGATTCACCGCTTTCTTATTCTGCACAAAGAGCTGGACCCGGATGATGATGAGCTGACCCGTACACGCAAGGTGCGGCGGGCTTTCATCGCCCAGAAATACGCCGTGCTGATCGACGCGCTTTATAGCGGCCGGGACAGCCAGTTCATTGAAACCGAGGTGAAGTTCGAGGACGGCCGCGTAGGGCGGATTTCCGCCGATCTGCGTATCAGCCCCGCCGATACCTATCCCGCCATCTCTGCACGGGCCGCCTAACCATGACGACAACTACCCGCGAGCAACAGATCGGCGAGGTCATGCTGGACATGCAAGATATCTCGCTGTCCTTTGGCGGCGTCAAGGCGCTGACCCGCATCTCTTTCAATGTGCGCGAACACGAAATCCGCGCCATCATCGGCCCCAACGGGGCCGGCAAGAGCTCCATGCTCAATGTGATCAATGGCGTCTACACGCCGCAGGAAGGCGCCATTCTGCTGCGCGGCGAACGATTCTCGCGCATGAATCCCAGGCGTGCCGCCGAAATGGGTATCGCGCGGACCTTCCAGAACCTCGCGCTTTTCAAGGGCATGAGCGTGCTGGACAACATCATGACCGGACGCAATCTGCGCATGAAAAGCGGCCTGCTGGCGCAGGCTTTCCGCCTGGGTGCGGCGGAGCGAGAGGAAATCGCCAACCGCGAGTTTGTCGAGAACATCATCGACTTCCTGGAAATACAGGCCTATCGAAAAGTCCCCGTGGGCCGCCTGCCCTACGGTCTGCAAAAACGTGTCGACCTCGGCCGCGCGCTCGCGATGGAGCCGCGCCTGCTGCTGCTGGATGAGCCAATGGCCGGCATGAACATCGAGGAAAAGCAGGATATGAGCCGCTTCATCCTCGATGTGAACGATGAGTTCGGCACCACCATCGTGCTCATCGAACACGACATGGGCGTAGTGATGGATATCTCCGACCGCGTCGTCGTGCTGGACTACGGCAAGAAGATTGGAGATGGCACGCCCAGCGAAGTGCGGAGCAATCCGGACGTGATCCGCGCCTATCTCGGCGTAACCAACGACTGAACGGACGGGATACGGAAATGGGATTTTTTCTGGAAACCTTTTTGGGCGGTCTGATGAGCGGGATGCTGTATTCGCTCATCGGCCTGGGCTTCGTGCTGATATTCAAGGCATCGGGCGTTTTCAACTTCGCGCAGGGCGCGATGGTGCTGGTAGCCGCCCTGTCTATGGCTCGCTTCTCAGAGTGGATTCCGCGCTGGCTGGGCTTTGAAAGCATGCTGCTGGCCAATGTGCTGGCCTTCATCGTGAGCGCGGCCCTCATGTTTTTGCTGGCCGTCTTGATCGAGAAGCTGGTGCTTCGCCATCTGGTCAACCAGGATCTCACCACCCTGCTCATGGCCACGCTAGGCATCAGCTATTTTCTCGATGGCCTGGGCCAGATCACCTTCGGCAGTTCGGTCTACTCCATCAATGTAGGCATGCCCAAGGAGCCCTGGCTGGTCCTGGACTCGGTCTTTGACGGCGGGGTGCTCATCAACCTCGAAGATCTCAGCGCCGCGCTGATCGCCGCCCTGCTGGTCGCCGCGCTGGCCCTGTTCTTTCAATTCACCTCGACCGGCCGCGCACTGCGCGCCGTGGCCGATGACCATCAGGCCGCGCAATCCATCGGCATCCCGCTCAATCGCATCTGGGTCATTGTCTGGAGCGTGGCTGGCCTGGTGGCCCTGGTCGCCGGCATCATCTGGGGCTCGAAGTTCGGCGTGCAGTTCACGCTCTCGACCGCCGCCCTGCGCGCCTTGCCAGTGGTGATCCTGGGCGGGCTGACCTCGGTGCCGGGCGCCATCATCGGCGGCCTCATCATTGGTGTGGGCGAAAAACTGTCGGAAGTCTACCTGGGCTCGCTGGTCGGTGGCGGCATCGAAATCTGGTTCGCCTACGTACTGGCGCTGGTGTTCCTGCTGTTCCGTCCGCAAGGGCTGTTCGGCGAAAAAATCATAGACCGGGTCTGAGGGGATTCCACCATGCTCTACCGCGAAAACGGCCAATTCAAGACCAGCTATCGCGCTGACCAACAGATCTTTCCCATCCGGCAGGACCGCCTCTTTTTCCTGCTGCTCATGGCGGTGGCCTTCGTGGCCGTACCCGCCCTGGCCAGCGACTATCTGCTGCGGGCCATTCTCATTCCCTTTCTGATCCTGGCGCTAGCCGCAGTGGGCCTGAATATTCTGGTGGGCTATTGCGGTCAGATATCGCTGGGCACAGGCGCCTTCATGGCGGTCGGCGCCTACGCCGCCTGGAATATCGGCGTGCGCTTTCCGGGTGCGCCGCTGCTGTTGCAGATTTTGATCGGCGGCGGCTTCGCCACCCTGGTCGGCATTGTTTTCGGCATCCCCAGCCTACGCATCCGTGGCCTCTATCTCGCTGTCACCACGCTGGCCGCGCAGTTCTTCATCGACTGGGCCTTCCTGCGCATTCCTTTTTTTACTAACTACTCCTCCTCGGGCAATGTCTCCGTGCCACCGCTGACGGCGTTCGGCATTCCGGTGCAAAGCGCGCTGGAAAAATACCTTTTTGTCCTGATTCTGGTGGTGGTCTTCACCCTACTGGCCAAGAATCTGGTGCGCGGAGCCATCGGCCGCCAATGGATGGCGATCCGCGACATGGACGTGGCCGCCGCAGTGATCGGCATCCGGCCCGTATACGCCAAGCTCTCGGCCTTTGCGGTCAGCTCCTTCATCGTCGGCGTGGCAGGCGCCTTGTGGGGCTTTATCCATCTGGGCTCCTGGGAACCGCTGGCCTTCGATCTGAACCGCTCTTTTCAACTGCTGTTCATGATCATCATCGGCGGTCTGGGCTCCATCATCGGTAGTTTCTTCGGCGCAGCCTTCATCGTGCTGGTGCCGGTGGCCCTGACCAATGTCCCCCATCTGCTAGGTCTGACGCTGTCGGTCGATACCGCCGCTCACATCGAACACATGGTGTTCGGGGCGCTCATCGTGTTTTTCCTGATCGCCGAGCCTCACGGCCTGGCGCGTCTCTGGAGCATAGGCAAAGAAAAGCTGCGCATCTGGCCTTTCCCGCATTGATCCACACACAACACCCGGCGACAGACCGGGCCAACCCCGGTGTTCAGACACCACGCAGGAGGTAAATGGAGATGAAGCGTCTTAACTTGAAATTGGCCGCGGCCCTGATCGCCGCATCCGGCAGCATCATCGCCACCCCGGCCAGCGCCGCCGAGGAGCAATTCGTGCCGCTGCTGGTCTATCGCACTGGGTCTTTTGCACCCCTGGGCATTCCCTGGGCGGATGGCAAACTCGACTATCTGAAGCTGGTCAATGAGCGCGATGGCGGCGTGAACGGCGTGAAGATCGCCTACGAAGAATGTGAAACCGCCTACGCCACTGACCGGGGCGTGGAATGCTACGAACGCCTCAAGCGCAAAGGCACGGGCGCCTCAGGCTTTGACACCCAATCCACCGGCATCACCTTTGCCGTGACCGATAAGGCCATGGTGGACAAGGTGCCCGTTGAAACAATGGGCTATGGCCTGTCGCAATCGGTCGATGGCCGCGTATTCGAATGGAATTTCCCGCTGCTGGGCACTTATTGGACCGCCGCAGACGTGATGATCCAGGACATCGCCAAGAAAGAAGGCGGCATCGACAAGCTCAAGGGCAAGAAAATTGCGCTCGTCTACCATGACTCGCCTTATGGCAAGGAGCCTATCCCCTTGCTGCAAAAACGCGCGGCCCAGGCGGGTTTTGAACTGCTGCTTTACCCGGTCACCGCGCCCGGCGTGGAGCAGAAATCCACCTGGCTGCAAATACGCCAGCAACGGCCGGCCTATGTGCTGCTCTGGAGCGCCGGCATCATGACGCCCACCGCCATCCGCGAAGCGCAGGCCAGCGGTTACCCGCGCGACAAAATGTACGCCATCTGGTGGGCCGGCTCGGAAGGCGACGTGAAGGATCTGGGCGACGTGGCCAAGGGCTATAACGCCATCACCATCCACAATAGCGCCGCGACCGGCAAGGTCTATGACGACCTCAAGAAATACGTCTACGACAAGGGCCAGGGCGCCGACAAGTCCGGCAACACCACGCTGGGCACGATCGCGCATACCCGAGGCATGATGATCTCCATGCTGCAAGTCGAAGCCATACGCGCCGCGCAAGAGAAATTCGGCAAAGGCAAGGCCCTGACCCCGGAACAGGTGCGCTGGGGCTTCGAGAACCTGAATCTCACGCAGGACAGGCTGAACGAATTGGGCTTCGGTGAAATCATGCGCCCTGTCAAAACGAGCTGCGCCAACCATATGGGCGACGACTGGGCCCGTATCGTGCAATGGGATGGCAAGCAGTTCAAGGTTGTGTCCGACTGGTATCAAGCCGATAAGTCGCTGGTCGATCCGCTGGTCAAAGAAGGGGCGGCCAAGTACGCCCAGGAAAAGAAGATCACGCCACGCAATTGCGAAGGCTGATGCCCCGGCCGCCGGCTGCGGCCGGCGGCCTTTTCCCAGGAAACGCCATGACAGTCTCTTCCACTGCGCCCAAGGCGCTGCTCGATGTCAACGGCATCGAGGTCATCTATAACCATGTGATCCTGGTGCTCAAGGGCGTGTCGCTGCGTGTGCCCGAGGGCAGCATCGTGGCCCTGCTTGGCGCCAACGGCGCGGGCAAGACCACCACCCTGCGCGCCGTGTCGAATCTGCTCAAGGGAGAGCGCGGCGACGTCACCAAGGGCTATATCCAATACCGCGACGAACGTATCGAAAAGCTCTCGCCCGCAGAACTGGTCAAGCGGGGCGTAGTGCAGGTCATGGAGGGGCGGCATTGCTTCGCCCACCTGACCATCGAAGAGAACCTGTTGACCGGCGCCTACACCCGCAAGCTGTCGCGCGGCGATGTGAGCGCCGCGCTCGATCGCGTGTATCAGTATTTCCCGCGCCTCAAACAACGGCGCGGCAGTCAGGCCGGCTACACCTCGGGCGGCGAGCAGCAAATGACGGCCATCGGCCGCGCCCTCATGGCCAGCCCCAACATGATTTTGCTCGACGAACCGTCGATGGGCCTGGCGCCGCAAATCGTGGAGGAAATTTTCGAGATTGTGCGCGACCTCAATCAACGCGAACGCGTCAGCTTTTTGCTGGCCGAGCAAAACACCAATATTGCGCTGCGCTACGCCGACTACGGCTACATCCTGGAAAACGGACGCGTGATGATGGACGGCGCGGCTGCCGATTTGGCGCAGAACGAGGACGTCAAAGAGTTTTATCTGGGCATCTCCAGCGGCGAGCGCAAAAGCTTCCGCGACCAGAAATTCTACCGCCGCCGCAAGCGTTGGCTGGCCTGATCCGACATCGCAAGAGCGCACACCCATGTCCGAGTTTTTCGATACCCTGGAAACACGCGATCCCGCCGCGCGCGAGCGCGCCCTCATGCAGGCGCTGCCGGATGCGATCGCCCACGCACAGGCCCGGTCTGCCGCCATCGCGGAGCAACTGCGCGGCGTCGATGCCGCGTCCATCACTAGCCGGGCGGCGCTGGCCACGCTGCCGGTATTGCGCAAGCACGAACTGCTGGCGCTGCAACAGCAGCGCCGCGACAGTGCCGAACCGGCCGGCGCGCTCAAGGCTTTCGGCGGATTTTCCGCGGTGGGCTGGAGCGAGATCGCGCGCGTCTTCGCCTCGCCCGGCCCCATTTACGAGCCTGAGACCCCCCGCCCCGATTATTGGCGCTTCGCGCGGGCGCTATATGCCGCAGGCTTTCGCGCCGGCGAGCTCGCCTACAACTGCTTCTCCTATCATTTCACCCCGGCCGGCTCCATGATGGAGACCGCAGCCCACGCCGTGGGTTGCGCGGTGTTTCCCGGAGGCACGGGCCAGACCGAGCAGCAGGTGCGCGCCATTCAGGATCTTGCGCCCTCCGGCTACACCGGCACCCCCAGTTTTCTGAAGATCATTCTTGAGAAAGCCGACGAACTGGGCATCCCGCTTACCTCGCTCAAGCGCGCGCTGGTGTCGGGCGAGGCCTTTCCGCCCTCTCTGCGCGATTGGCTGGCCGCGCGCGGCATCGCGGGCTATCAGGCCTATGGCAGCGCCGATCTCGGCATGATCGCTTTTGAAACACCGGCCCGTGAAGGCCTGGTGCTGGGCGAAGACCTGATTCTGGAAATCGTGCGCCCGGGCACGGGCCTACCCCTGCCCGACGGCGAAGTCGGCGAAGTCGTCATCACCACCCTCAATCCCGATTATCCGCTGGTGCGCTTTGGCACGGGTGATCTCTCCGCCGTCCTGCCAGGCCGCTCTCCCTGCGGCCGCAGCAATACCCGCATCCGGGGTTGGCTGGGCCGCGCGGACCAGACCACAAAAGTGCGCGGCATGTTCGTTCACCCTTCGCAGGTGGCCGAGGTGCTACGCCGCCACCCGGAGGCCGGACGCGCCCGTCTGGTGATCAGCGGCACGACCGGCGCCGAGCAGATGATGCTGCATGTGGAAGCGGCCGCGCTGCCAGCCGACCTGGCGCGCCGGCTGGTCGAAACGGTGCGCGACATCACCAAGCTGCGCGCCGACGTCAGGCGCGCCGAACCCGGGTCTCTGCCCAATGACGGCAAGGTCATCGAGGATGTCCGCCGCTACGACTAGGCGGCTCGCAGTGCAAAGGGGGTCCGCCTTTTTTATAAACTGGTGTTTTGCAACGGCAAGATCCAGGAGTCTCCATGCAGCCTGCCGCCTTCTTCGACCCAGTGACTGGCACGGTCAGCTATGTAGTCCACGACGGGCGCGATTGCGCCCTTATCGATCCCGTGCTGGATTTCGATGCGCGCTCGGGCCGCAGCTCGACGGCCGGCGCCGATGCGATCGCCGCCTTTGTGCGCGCTCAAGGGCTGCGCTGCCAGTGGATACTCGAAACCCATGCCCATGCCGACCATCTGTCGGCGGCTCCCTATCTACAGCGTCAACTGGGCGGGAAACTGGCCATCGGCCAGGCCATCCGCGAGGTGCAAACCGTTTTCAAACCCATTTTCAATCTGGCGCTGGAAACGGATGGCTCACAGTTTGACCACCTGTTCACGCCCGACGAGCGTTTCATGATTGGCAGCCTACAAGCGCAGGCAATCCATGTGCCCGGCCACACGCCGGCCGACATGGCCTATCGGATCGGCGACGCGGTGTTCGTGGGCGATACGCTCTTCATGCCTGACGTGGGCACGGCGCGCTGCGACTTTCCGGGCGGCGACGCGACGCAACTCTACCGCTCCATCCGCCGCCTGCTGGATCTGCCGCCCGCCACCCGTTTGTTTGTCTGCCACGACTATCCGCCCGAAGGCCGCCAGCCGGCTTGGGAGACCACCGTGGCTGCAGAGCGCCAAGCCAATATCCATGTGCGCGACGGCGTGAGCGAGGCCGAGTTTGTCGCCATGCGCCGCCAACGCGACGCGGGCCTGGCCATGCCCACCCTCATGCTGCCGGCGATTCAGGTCAATATCCAGGCTGGCGCCTTGCCCGAGCCAGAAGATAACGGCACGCGTTATTTGAAGATTCCGCTGGATCGCCTGTAAAGCGCCTCGTGGCGCTTGCGCGCCCGCCCGTTATCCCGCAACATCAGCCAGTCAAAAAGTCGGACTGGAGCTGATCAAGATGTTCATCGAAGCGCAAAGCGATCCTGTATACCCGAAAGAGGATTACAAGGCGCGCGAGCATCAGTTGCGCACGGCGCTGCTAAAGGCCCAATACGAGCGTCTGAACCGCGCTGACCGCAGCCTGCTCATCGTGGTCGCCGGGATAGACGGCGCGGGCAAAGGGCAGACCATCAACCAGCTCAACGACTGGATGGACCCACGCCATATTCACACCGCAGCCTTTGGCGAGCCGGATGAGATCGAGGCGCAGTTCCCCCCCCTCTGGCGTTACTGGAACGCCATCCCGGCCAAGGGCCAGACCGGCATTGTGTTCGGCTCCTGGTACAGCCAGTTGTTGCGCGAGTGCTACCGAAAAAAAACGCGTCCCGACCGCATAGAAGGCATCGGCGCGCAAATCCGCCGCTTCGAGGCCATGCTGACCGCCGAAGGGGTGCAAATCGTCAAACTCTGGTATCACCTGTCGGCCAAAGCTCAGGTCGAGCGCATCGAAAGGCTGACATCCAGCCCCGAAACCTCTTGGCAGGTTTCGCCCGACGACTACCGGGTGGCCAAACGCTATGACCGCCTGTGCGACGCCGCGAATATCGCATTGGCCCTCACCGACCAAGATCACGCGCCCTGGGTGGTCATTCCCAGCGCCGACGACAATATGCGGGTTATCCGCACTGCCGAAACCGTGCTGGCCACCATGAAGCGACGGGCCATTCCCATCGTAGCGCGGGCCGCCATGGACCGCCCCCGTCTGGGCCCTGTGCCCGACCGTCTGGGTGACCTGGATTACGATGCCCACGAAGACAAGCACGACTACGAGCGCGAACTGGGCCTCTTGCAAGGCCGGCTGGCCCAAGCGGTGCGCAGCGAAAAATTCCAGAAGCGCTCACTGATCCTGGCCTTCGAAGGCCAGGACGCAGCGGGCAAAGGCGGTGCCATTCAGCGCATCGTGCAAGCCTTGGACGCGCGCCGTTACGACATCACACCCGTTGCAGCCCCGGCCCCTTACGAACAGGCCCGCCCCTATCTTTGGCGTTTCTGGCGCCAGGTGCCGCGCCGCAGCCGTATCGCGATTTTTGACCGGACCTGGTATGGCCGGGTGCTGGTCGAGCGCGTGGAAAAGCTCACGCCGCCGGGCCTGTGGCGGCGCGC includes:
- a CDS encoding branched-chain amino acid ABC transporter permease, which codes for MLYRENGQFKTSYRADQQIFPIRQDRLFFLLLMAVAFVAVPALASDYLLRAILIPFLILALAAVGLNILVGYCGQISLGTGAFMAVGAYAAWNIGVRFPGAPLLLQILIGGGFATLVGIVFGIPSLRIRGLYLAVTTLAAQFFIDWAFLRIPFFTNYSSSGNVSVPPLTAFGIPVQSALEKYLFVLILVVVFTLLAKNLVRGAIGRQWMAIRDMDVAAAVIGIRPVYAKLSAFAVSSFIVGVAGALWGFIHLGSWEPLAFDLNRSFQLLFMIIIGGLGSIIGSFFGAAFIVLVPVALTNVPHLLGLTLSVDTAAHIEHMVFGALIVFFLIAEPHGLARLWSIGKEKLRIWPFPH
- a CDS encoding phenylacetate--CoA ligase family protein is translated as MSEFFDTLETRDPAARERALMQALPDAIAHAQARSAAIAEQLRGVDAASITSRAALATLPVLRKHELLALQQQRRDSAEPAGALKAFGGFSAVGWSEIARVFASPGPIYEPETPRPDYWRFARALYAAGFRAGELAYNCFSYHFTPAGSMMETAAHAVGCAVFPGGTGQTEQQVRAIQDLAPSGYTGTPSFLKIILEKADELGIPLTSLKRALVSGEAFPPSLRDWLAARGIAGYQAYGSADLGMIAFETPAREGLVLGEDLILEIVRPGTGLPLPDGEVGEVVITTLNPDYPLVRFGTGDLSAVLPGRSPCGRSNTRIRGWLGRADQTTKVRGMFVHPSQVAEVLRRHPEAGRARLVISGTTGAEQMMLHVEAAALPADLARRLVETVRDITKLRADVRRAEPGSLPNDGKVIEDVRRYD
- the pap gene encoding polyphosphate:AMP phosphotransferase, whose amino-acid sequence is MFIEAQSDPVYPKEDYKAREHQLRTALLKAQYERLNRADRSLLIVVAGIDGAGKGQTINQLNDWMDPRHIHTAAFGEPDEIEAQFPPLWRYWNAIPAKGQTGIVFGSWYSQLLRECYRKKTRPDRIEGIGAQIRRFEAMLTAEGVQIVKLWYHLSAKAQVERIERLTSSPETSWQVSPDDYRVAKRYDRLCDAANIALALTDQDHAPWVVIPSADDNMRVIRTAETVLATMKRRAIPIVARAAMDRPRLGPVPDRLGDLDYDAHEDKHDYERELGLLQGRLAQAVRSEKFQKRSLILAFEGQDAAGKGGAIQRIVQALDARRYDITPVAAPAPYEQARPYLWRFWRQVPRRSRIAIFDRTWYGRVLVERVEKLTPPGLWRRAYGEINDFERQLVENGAIVLKFWLAITQDVQLERFKERENTPFKRYKITPEDWRNREKWQDYAQATNEMLARTDLPHAPWYPIPANDKRYARLQVLRHIVDALEKDDAEAIGLARRRSL
- a CDS encoding ABC transporter substrate-binding protein, producing the protein MEMKRLNLKLAAALIAASGSIIATPASAAEEQFVPLLVYRTGSFAPLGIPWADGKLDYLKLVNERDGGVNGVKIAYEECETAYATDRGVECYERLKRKGTGASGFDTQSTGITFAVTDKAMVDKVPVETMGYGLSQSVDGRVFEWNFPLLGTYWTAADVMIQDIAKKEGGIDKLKGKKIALVYHDSPYGKEPIPLLQKRAAQAGFELLLYPVTAPGVEQKSTWLQIRQQRPAYVLLWSAGIMTPTAIREAQASGYPRDKMYAIWWAGSEGDVKDLGDVAKGYNAITIHNSAATGKVYDDLKKYVYDKGQGADKSGNTTLGTIAHTRGMMISMLQVEAIRAAQEKFGKGKALTPEQVRWGFENLNLTQDRLNELGFGEIMRPVKTSCANHMGDDWARIVQWDGKQFKVVSDWYQADKSLVDPLVKEGAAKYAQEKKITPRNCEG
- a CDS encoding ABC transporter ATP-binding protein, whose protein sequence is MTVSSTAPKALLDVNGIEVIYNHVILVLKGVSLRVPEGSIVALLGANGAGKTTTLRAVSNLLKGERGDVTKGYIQYRDERIEKLSPAELVKRGVVQVMEGRHCFAHLTIEENLLTGAYTRKLSRGDVSAALDRVYQYFPRLKQRRGSQAGYTSGGEQQMTAIGRALMASPNMILLDEPSMGLAPQIVEEIFEIVRDLNQRERVSFLLAEQNTNIALRYADYGYILENGRVMMDGAAADLAQNEDVKEFYLGISSGERKSFRDQKFYRRRKRWLA
- a CDS encoding MBL fold metallo-hydrolase; translation: MQPAAFFDPVTGTVSYVVHDGRDCALIDPVLDFDARSGRSSTAGADAIAAFVRAQGLRCQWILETHAHADHLSAAPYLQRQLGGKLAIGQAIREVQTVFKPIFNLALETDGSQFDHLFTPDERFMIGSLQAQAIHVPGHTPADMAYRIGDAVFVGDTLFMPDVGTARCDFPGGDATQLYRSIRRLLDLPPATRLFVCHDYPPEGRQPAWETTVAAERQANIHVRDGVSEAEFVAMRRQRDAGLAMPTLMLPAIQVNIQAGALPEPEDNGTRYLKIPLDRL
- a CDS encoding ABC transporter ATP-binding protein translates to MTTTTREQQIGEVMLDMQDISLSFGGVKALTRISFNVREHEIRAIIGPNGAGKSSMLNVINGVYTPQEGAILLRGERFSRMNPRRAAEMGIARTFQNLALFKGMSVLDNIMTGRNLRMKSGLLAQAFRLGAAEREEIANREFVENIIDFLEIQAYRKVPVGRLPYGLQKRVDLGRALAMEPRLLLLDEPMAGMNIEEKQDMSRFILDVNDEFGTTIVLIEHDMGVVMDISDRVVVLDYGKKIGDGTPSEVRSNPDVIRAYLGVTND
- a CDS encoding branched-chain amino acid ABC transporter permease is translated as MGFFLETFLGGLMSGMLYSLIGLGFVLIFKASGVFNFAQGAMVLVAALSMARFSEWIPRWLGFESMLLANVLAFIVSAALMFLLAVLIEKLVLRHLVNQDLTTLLMATLGISYFLDGLGQITFGSSVYSINVGMPKEPWLVLDSVFDGGVLINLEDLSAALIAALLVAALALFFQFTSTGRALRAVADDHQAAQSIGIPLNRIWVIVWSVAGLVALVAGIIWGSKFGVQFTLSTAALRALPVVILGGLTSVPGAIIGGLIIGVGEKLSEVYLGSLVGGGIEIWFAYVLALVFLLFRPQGLFGEKIIDRV